In Rhinoraja longicauda isolate Sanriku21f chromosome 6, sRhiLon1.1, whole genome shotgun sequence, the following proteins share a genomic window:
- the tk1 gene encoding thymidine kinase, cytosolic has translation TLSFPPDGLLSSPNKVKGQIQIIFGPMFSGKSSELMRRVRRFRVAQYQCLLIKYAKDTRYADDDMVTHDRFAMHAVPATKLSEVYHEALKSAVIGIDEGQFFPDCVEFCEEMANNGKTVIVAALDGTFQRKAFGNILNLVPLAESVVKLTAVCMNCYREAAFTKRLGVEKKVEVIGGMDMYRATCRLCYIAEGNLSAQQDDKENEVSTRPAKNRHLLPSDCSASGDMGRLTRKLFENLQPSTAVADPCFYWNLIKSAFISWFVSCFSIYVLATE, from the exons ACTCTGTCGTTCCCTCCAGACGGTCTGTTGTCGTCTCCCAACAAAGTAAAGGGACAAATACAG ATCATCTTCGGGCCGATGTTCTCGGGgaaaag TTCAGAACTGATGCGCCGGGTAAGAAGGTTTCGGGTCGCTCAATACCAGTGTCTTTTGATAAAGTATGCAAAAGATACTCGATACGCCGATGATGACATGGTGACACATGACAG ATTCGCAATGCATGCAGTTCCTGCGACAAAGCTGAGCGAAGTTTATCACGAAGCTTTGAAATCTGCCGTTATTGGAATTGATGAAGGGCAGTTT TTTCCAGATTGTGTTGAATTCTGTGAGGAAATGGCCAACAACGGGAAGACAGTGATTGTAGCAGCTCTGGATGGAACCTTCCAGCGGAAA GCTTTTGGCAACATTTTGAACCTGGTTCCACTGGCGGAGAGCGTGGTGAAACTGACCGCTGTTTGCATGAATTGTTACCGAGAGGCTGCCTTTACCAAGAGGTTGGGAGTCGAAAAGAAG GTTGAGGTGATTGGAGGCATGGACATGTATCGGGCCACTTGCAGGCTCTGCTATATTGCAGAAGGTAACTTGTCCGCCCAGCAGGATGACAAGGAAAATGAGGTCTCTACTCGGCCAGCGAAGAACAGACACCTCTTGCCTTCAGATTGTTCCGCCTCTGGGGACATGGGCAGATTGACAAGGAAACTCTTTGAAAACCTGCAGCCTTCCACCGCGGTGGCCGACCCCtgtttctattggaacctaatcaaat CTGCTTTCATTTCTTGGTTCGTTAGTTGCTTCAGCATCTACGTACTGGCGACGGAGTGA